In one Miscanthus floridulus complete chloroplast genome, cultivar PI295762 genomic region, the following are encoded:
- the rps16 gene encoding ribosomal protein 16: MVKLRLKRCGRKQPIYRIVAIDVRSRREGRDLRKVGFYDPIKNQTCLNVPAILYFLEKGAQPTRTVYDILRKAEFFKDKERTLS, encoded by the exons ATGGTAAAACTTCGTTTAAAACGATGTGGTAGAAAGCAAC CTATCTATCGAATCGTTGCAATTGATGTTCGATCTCGAAGAGAAGGAAGAGATCTTCGAAAAGTAGGTTTTTATGATCCGATAAAGAATCAAACTTGTTTAAATGTTCCAGCTATTCTCTATTTCCTTGAAAAGGGTGCTCAACCTACAAGAACAGTTTATGATATTTTAAGGAAGGCAGAATTCTTTAAAGATAAAGAAAGAACTTTGAGTTAA
- the matK gene encoding maturase K, producing MEKFEGYSEKQKSRQHYFVYPLLFQEYIYAFGHDYGLNGSEPVEIFGCNNKKFSSILVKRLIIRMYQQNFLINSVNYPNQDRLFDHRNYFYSEFYSQILSEGFGIVVEIPLSLGQLPCPEEKEIPKFQNLQSIHSIFPFLEDKFLHLHYLSHIEIPYPIHLEILVQLLEYRIQDVPSLHLLRFFLHYYSNWNSLITSMKSIFILKKENKRLFRFLYNSYVSEYEFFLLFLRKQSSCLRLTSSGTFLERIIFSGKMEHFGVMYPGFFRKTVWFFMDPLMHYVRYQGKAILASKGTLLLKKKWKSYLVNFSQYFFYFWTQPQRIRLNQLTNSCFDFLGYLSSVPINTLLVRNQMLENSFLIDTRMKKFDTTVPATPLVGSLSKAQFCTGSGHPISKPVWTDLSDWDILDRFGRICRNLFHYHSGSSKKQTLYRLKYILRLSCARTLARKHKSTVRTFMQRLGSVFLEEFFTEEEQVFSLMFTKTKTIHFSFHGSQSERIWYLDIIRINDLVNPLTLN from the coding sequence ATGGAAAAATTCGAAGGGTATTCAGAAAAACAGAAATCTCGTCAACACTACTTCGTCTACCCACTTCTCTTTCAGGAATATATTTATGCATTTGGTCATGATTATGGATTAAATGGTTCCGAACCTGTGGAAATTTTTGGTTGTAATAACAAGAAATTTAGTTCAATACTTGTGAAACGTTTAATTATTCGAATGTATCAGCAGAATTTTTTGATTAATTCGGTTAATTATCCTAACCAAGATCGATTGTTTGATCACCGCAATTATTTTTATTCTGAGTTTTATTCTCAGATTCTATCTGAGGGGTTTGGGATTGTTGTAGAAATCCCACTCTCGCTAGGGCAACTACCTTGTCCAGAAGAAAAAGAAATACCAAAGTTTCAAAATTTACAATCTATTCATTCAATATTTCCCTTTTTAGAAGACAAATTTTTGCATTTACATTATCTATCACATATAGAAATACCCTATCCTATCCATTTAGAAATCCTGGTTCAACTCCTTGAATACCGGATTCAAGATGTTCCCTCTTTGCATTTATTGCGATTCTTTCTCCACTATTATTCGAATTGGAATAGTCTTATTACTTCAATGAAATCCATTTTTATTTTGAAAAAAGAAAATAAAAGACTATTTCGATTCCTATATAACTCTTATGTATCAGAATATGAATTTTTCTTGTTGTTTCTTCGTAAACAATCTTCTTGCTTACGATTAACATCTTCTGGAACCTTTCTGGAACGAATCATCTTTTCTGGGAAGATGGAACATTTTGGTGTAATGTACCCGGGGTTTTTTCGGAAAACCGTATGGTTCTTTATGGATCCTCTTATGCATTATGTTCGATATCAAGGAAAGGCAATTCTTGCATCAAAAGGCACTCTTCTTTTGAAGAAGAAATGGAAATCTTACCTTGTAAATTTCTCGCAATATTTTTTCTATTTTTGGACTCAACCACAAAGGATTCGTCTAAACCAATTAACAAACTCTTGCTTCGATTTTCTGGGGTACCTTTCAAGTGTACCAATAAATACTTTGTTAGTAAGGAATCAAATGCTGGAGAATTCTTTTCTAATAGATACTCGAATGAAAAAATTCGATACCACAGTCCCTGCAACTCCCCTCGTTGGATCCTTATCAAAAGCTCAATTTTGTACTGGATCGGGGCATCCTATTAGTAAACCCGTTTGGACTGATTTATCAGATTGGGATATTCTTGATCGTTTTGGTCGGATATGTAGAAATCTTTTTCATTATCATAGTGGATCTTCGAAAAAACAGACTTTGTATCGACTAAAATATATACTTCGACTTTCATGTGCTAGAACTTTAGCTCGTAAACATAAAAGTACGGTACGAACTTTTATGCAACGATTGGGTTCGGTATTTTTAGAAGAATTTTTTACGGAAGAAGAGCAAGTTTTTTCTTTGATGTTCACCAAAACCAAAACAATTCACTTTTCTTTCCATGGATCACAAAGTGAGCGTATTTGGTATTTGGATATTATCCGTATCAATGACCTGGTGAATCCTCTTACTCTTAATTAA